In a genomic window of Phycodurus eques isolate BA_2022a chromosome 2, UOR_Pequ_1.1, whole genome shotgun sequence:
- the LOC133399324 gene encoding WASP homolog-associated protein with actin, membranes and microtubules isoform X1 has product MTNLECERPDSLEGWVAVKSNIFEEAEVFKLGFIVEWNVIECKFAVTCHDRTLQRRRRRDEASVAGGHQSSWAGLFSPGDLKRVHRQLTCVGEQLAACFPDLSEFEDGNIWDLLLPSRKCASAEEQRDSSDSSDASCRKLEKYFSTAIDVCGRTIVLDTLFAQDERDVDDYFENLQEFKRASMREQMSRAKAHLRQLLKSHDGADRLVALLAVYAEEDEAYQELVAEATAFFQYLLQPFRDVRELACLYKMEILKSLEFDDLGPKRIEALEREAEEWRAKAEDAVASIQDITVTYFAHTSEALAGMAKQMEEDKRRFGAAAWASAAPRLEKLCFLLAKEALQHMRSTEMCLNSKKASIKKEFVSLYSRNQSQKADSDPDSDSASAQDRQQDSVDRLELQFYETQLELYNTKFEILKNEEQLLVTQTDALRRQIRELKEEVVYYDVCEDPEELHSMVHTGPQHAEPPAIRQLKRRLQNLETKRGDICARRAYLRNKKDQCVEAHEQKQLAAERSSVVFGRHHQVHLKREKRKEEEQRRKQWVDQEREKTLNRLRSFREKCHGQYVLKTPQSRRSPAKSSRFSQPNSIISLGPPPSSDGLAPRRKKSPVTPQPQDPPVQIYSSPWPPSGIPSSVAPTRPPPPPPPPPPPPPVSTSCEDKPMPLSDREEAPFPAKSTLTQHIGTMDEVLASLQRGQIRLRKAPGPEGPPPSAGDPRSSLMSAIRQGVTLKKVLPSRAEVHGGSRDSDLERSIKAAMMRMKKVSADSDDDDEEDGGDEDARSGDWDS; this is encoded by the exons ATGACTAACCTGGAGTGCGAGCGCCCAGACAGCCTGGAAGGCTGGGTCGCGGTCAAAAGCAACATATTCGAAGAAGCCGAGGTGTTCAAGCTGGGTTTTATCGTCGAGTGGAACGTTATCGAGTGCAAGTTCGCCGTCACCTGCCACGACAGGACGCtccagcggcggcggcggcgagacGAGGCGAGCGTCGCCGGGGGCCATCAAAGCAGCTGGGCCGGCCTCTTCTCGCCCGGCGACTTGAAGCGCGTCCACCGGCAGCTAACGTGCGTCGGCGAGCAGCTGGCGGCCTGCTTCCCCGACTTGTCCGAGTTCGAAGACGGCAACATTTGGGATTTGCTCCTCCCGAGTCGGAAGTGCGCTTCCGCCGAGGAGCAGAGGGACTCGTCGGACTCCTCGGACGCGTCGTGTCGCAAGCTGGAAAAGTACTTCAGCACCGCCATCGACGTTTGCGGGAGGACGATCGTGCTCGACACGCTCTTCGCCCAGGATGAGCGCGACGTGGACGACTACTTCGAGAACCTCCAGGAGTTCAAGAGGGCGAGCATGCGCGAGCAGATGTCGCGGGCGAAGGCTCACCTGCGGCAG CTGCTGAAGAGCCACGACGGCGCCGACCGGTTGGTTGCGCTGCTGGCCGTCTACGCGGAAGAGGACGAGGCCTACCAGGAGCTGGTCGCCGAGGCCACCGCCTTCTTCCAGTACCTGCTGCAGCCTTTTCGAGACGTGCGAGAGCTGGCCTGCCTCTACAAAATGGAGATCCTG AAGTCCCTGGAGTTTGACGACTTGGGTCCTAAGCGGATTGAAGCTCTGGAGAGGGAAGCGGAGGAGTGGCGGGCCAAAGCGGAAGATGCTGTCGCTTCTATTCAGGACATCACCGTCACCTACTTTGCGCACACTTCCGAGGCCCTGGCTG GTATGGCGAAGCAAATGGAGGAGGACAAGCGTCGCTTCGGAGCCGCCGCCTGGGCTTCTGCGGCTCCCCGGCTGGAGaaactctgcttcctgctgGCCAAAGAAGCCCTGCAGCACATGAGGTCAACTGAGATGTGTCTGAACAGCAAGAAAGCGAGCATCAAAAAAGAG tTTGTCAGCTTGTACAGCAGAAACCAGAGTCAGaaagctgattctgatcccGATTCGGATTCTGCGTCTGCGCAAGACCGACAGCAGGACTCTGTAGACCGATTGGAGTTGCAGTTCTACGAAACCCAACTGGAACTGTACAACACCAAGTTTGAGATCCTGAAAAACGAGGAGCAGCTTCTGGTGACTCAGACAGACGCCCTGCGACGTCAGATCAGAG AACTGAAGGAGGAGGTGGTGTATTATGATGTGTGTGAAGATCCAGAAGAGCTTCACAGCATGGTCCACACAGGACCTCAACACGCGGAGCCTCCGGCGATCCGCCAGCTCAAAAGACGTCTGCAGAACCTGGAGACCAAGAGAGGCGACATTTGTGCTCGGCGAGCATACCTGCGCAACAAAAAG GACCAGTGTGTGGAGGCCCACGAGCAGAAGCAGCTCGCGGCCGAGCGCAGCTCCGTCGTCTTCGGCCGGCATCATCAGGTCCACTTG AAACGAgagaagaggaaggaggaggagcagaGGAGGAAGCAGTGGGTGGACCAGGAGCGAGAGAAGACTCTGAACAGATTAAGATCCTTCAGAGAG AAATGTCACGGGCAGTATGTCCTGAAGACCCCTCAGTCCCGGAGGTCTCCCGCAAAGTCGTCCCGTTTCTCCCAGCCGAATTCCATCATCAGCCTTGGCCCGCCTCCCTCTTCGGATGGGCTTGCACCGAGACGCAAAAAAAGTCCGGTGACGCCGCAACCTCAAGACCCGCCGGTCCAAATCTACTCTTCACCGTGGCCTCCATCTGGAATCCCCTCTTCTGTAGCCCCTACACgacctcctcctccgccgccgccgccgccgccgccgcctccggtCAGTACTTCCTGTGAGGACAAACCAATGCCGCTCAGTGACCGAGAAGAAGCACCTTTTCCAGCAAAGAGCACACTCACGCAACACATAG GAACCATGGACGAAGTGTTGGCCTCGCTGCAGCGCGGACAGATCCGCCTCCGAAAGGCCCCCGGACCCGAAGGGCCGCCTCCCTCCGCCGGGGACCCGAGAAGCAGTCTGATGTCGGCCATCCGACAAGGAGTCACCTTGAAGAAG GTGCTTCCGTCTCGCGCCGAAGTCCACGGCGGCAGCCGAGACAGCGACCTGGAGCGCAGCATCAAAGCCGCcatgatgaggatgaagaagGTGTCGGCCGActccgacgacgacgacgaggaggacGGAGGAGACGAGGACGCGCGCAGTGGAGACTGGGACAGTTGA
- the LOC133399324 gene encoding WASP homolog-associated protein with actin, membranes and microtubules isoform X2 has product MTNLECERPDSLEGWVAVKSNIFEEAEVFKLGFIVEWNVIECKFAVTCHDRTLQRRRRRDEASVAGGHQSSWAGLFSPGDLKRVHRQLTCVGEQLAACFPDLSEFEDGNIWDLLLPSRKCASAEEQRDSSDSSDASCRKLEKYFSTAIDVCGRTIVLDTLFAQDERDVDDYFENLQEFKRASMREQMSRAKAHLRQLLKSHDGADRLVALLAVYAEEDEAYQELVAEATAFFQYLLQPFRDVRELACLYKMEILKSLEFDDLGPKRIEALEREAEEWRAKAEDAVASIQDITVTYFAHTSEALAGMAKQMEEDKRRFGAAAWASAAPRLEKLCFLLAKEALQHMRSTEMCLNSKKASIKKEFVSLYSRNQSQKADSDPDSDSASAQDRQQDSVDRLELQFYETQLELYNTKFEILKNEEQLLVTQTDALRRQIRELKEEVVYYDVCEDPEELHSMVHTGPQHAEPPAIRQLKRRLQNLETKRGDICARRAYLRNKKDQCVEAHEQKQLAAERSSVVFGRHHQVHLKREKRKEEEQRRKQWVDQEREKTLNRLRSFREKCHGQYVLKTPQSRRSPAKSSRFSQPNSIISLGPPPSSDGLAPRRKKSPVTPQPQDPPVQIYSSPWPPSGIPSSVAPTRPPPPPPPPPPPPPVSTSCEDKPMPLSDREEAPFPAKSTLTQHIDPVDPCVLTVWRSPIHQFMDFFFQWFYICFCFFSFWARNERNMQLFIFII; this is encoded by the exons ATGACTAACCTGGAGTGCGAGCGCCCAGACAGCCTGGAAGGCTGGGTCGCGGTCAAAAGCAACATATTCGAAGAAGCCGAGGTGTTCAAGCTGGGTTTTATCGTCGAGTGGAACGTTATCGAGTGCAAGTTCGCCGTCACCTGCCACGACAGGACGCtccagcggcggcggcggcgagacGAGGCGAGCGTCGCCGGGGGCCATCAAAGCAGCTGGGCCGGCCTCTTCTCGCCCGGCGACTTGAAGCGCGTCCACCGGCAGCTAACGTGCGTCGGCGAGCAGCTGGCGGCCTGCTTCCCCGACTTGTCCGAGTTCGAAGACGGCAACATTTGGGATTTGCTCCTCCCGAGTCGGAAGTGCGCTTCCGCCGAGGAGCAGAGGGACTCGTCGGACTCCTCGGACGCGTCGTGTCGCAAGCTGGAAAAGTACTTCAGCACCGCCATCGACGTTTGCGGGAGGACGATCGTGCTCGACACGCTCTTCGCCCAGGATGAGCGCGACGTGGACGACTACTTCGAGAACCTCCAGGAGTTCAAGAGGGCGAGCATGCGCGAGCAGATGTCGCGGGCGAAGGCTCACCTGCGGCAG CTGCTGAAGAGCCACGACGGCGCCGACCGGTTGGTTGCGCTGCTGGCCGTCTACGCGGAAGAGGACGAGGCCTACCAGGAGCTGGTCGCCGAGGCCACCGCCTTCTTCCAGTACCTGCTGCAGCCTTTTCGAGACGTGCGAGAGCTGGCCTGCCTCTACAAAATGGAGATCCTG AAGTCCCTGGAGTTTGACGACTTGGGTCCTAAGCGGATTGAAGCTCTGGAGAGGGAAGCGGAGGAGTGGCGGGCCAAAGCGGAAGATGCTGTCGCTTCTATTCAGGACATCACCGTCACCTACTTTGCGCACACTTCCGAGGCCCTGGCTG GTATGGCGAAGCAAATGGAGGAGGACAAGCGTCGCTTCGGAGCCGCCGCCTGGGCTTCTGCGGCTCCCCGGCTGGAGaaactctgcttcctgctgGCCAAAGAAGCCCTGCAGCACATGAGGTCAACTGAGATGTGTCTGAACAGCAAGAAAGCGAGCATCAAAAAAGAG tTTGTCAGCTTGTACAGCAGAAACCAGAGTCAGaaagctgattctgatcccGATTCGGATTCTGCGTCTGCGCAAGACCGACAGCAGGACTCTGTAGACCGATTGGAGTTGCAGTTCTACGAAACCCAACTGGAACTGTACAACACCAAGTTTGAGATCCTGAAAAACGAGGAGCAGCTTCTGGTGACTCAGACAGACGCCCTGCGACGTCAGATCAGAG AACTGAAGGAGGAGGTGGTGTATTATGATGTGTGTGAAGATCCAGAAGAGCTTCACAGCATGGTCCACACAGGACCTCAACACGCGGAGCCTCCGGCGATCCGCCAGCTCAAAAGACGTCTGCAGAACCTGGAGACCAAGAGAGGCGACATTTGTGCTCGGCGAGCATACCTGCGCAACAAAAAG GACCAGTGTGTGGAGGCCCACGAGCAGAAGCAGCTCGCGGCCGAGCGCAGCTCCGTCGTCTTCGGCCGGCATCATCAGGTCCACTTG AAACGAgagaagaggaaggaggaggagcagaGGAGGAAGCAGTGGGTGGACCAGGAGCGAGAGAAGACTCTGAACAGATTAAGATCCTTCAGAGAG AAATGTCACGGGCAGTATGTCCTGAAGACCCCTCAGTCCCGGAGGTCTCCCGCAAAGTCGTCCCGTTTCTCCCAGCCGAATTCCATCATCAGCCTTGGCCCGCCTCCCTCTTCGGATGGGCTTGCACCGAGACGCAAAAAAAGTCCGGTGACGCCGCAACCTCAAGACCCGCCGGTCCAAATCTACTCTTCACCGTGGCCTCCATCTGGAATCCCCTCTTCTGTAGCCCCTACACgacctcctcctccgccgccgccgccgccgccgccgcctccggtCAGTACTTCCTGTGAGGACAAACCAATGCCGCTCAGTGACCGAGAAGAAGCACCTTTTCCAGCAAAGAGCACACTCACGCAACACATAG ATCCAGTGGACCCGTGCGTACTTACGGTTTGGCGCTCGCCGATTCACCAATTCATGGACTTTTTCTTCCAAtggttttacatttgtttttgttttttttctttttgggctaGGAACGAACgaaatatgcaactttttatcttcataatataa